One segment of Leuconostoc lactis DNA contains the following:
- a CDS encoding DUF6681 family protein, with protein sequence MFTLLDLVNSYLGYFSTNSKTKNRIYTAVSAIGVWYVLYIAYRFLANGRWLRGAMIAIVFVILAYFVVLNIIYYFTNTVVKWDISPKIEKVLGGPQLEEEKVAVHEVIVPANGLYQRQNVMMGEVTVNATQQDNITQLATALMQLGLMKQDYGHLGEQAQRQIILQHDVIFANHPGTLLPYFDMVEVAGDIKIMGGINQLQARELGTLVMVGMTPTHQAMMAYRLALSSVVITGGMGHVATRTALLAVQQPYKIQVEVAYEKKN encoded by the coding sequence TTGTTTACGTTACTTGATTTAGTGAATAGCTATTTGGGCTATTTTTCAACGAATTCTAAAACAAAAAATCGAATTTATACGGCCGTTAGTGCTATCGGCGTCTGGTATGTGTTATATATTGCCTATCGTTTTTTGGCCAATGGGCGTTGGCTACGCGGGGCAATGATTGCCATTGTTTTTGTCATCTTGGCTTATTTTGTCGTTTTAAATATTATTTACTATTTTACAAATACTGTGGTCAAATGGGATATTTCGCCAAAAATTGAGAAAGTGTTAGGCGGCCCGCAGCTTGAGGAAGAAAAAGTGGCTGTGCATGAAGTCATTGTACCTGCTAATGGGCTGTATCAACGGCAAAACGTGATGATGGGTGAAGTGACGGTCAATGCCACGCAGCAAGACAATATCACCCAATTAGCCACGGCGTTGATGCAACTCGGGCTGATGAAACAAGATTATGGCCATCTGGGTGAACAGGCACAACGGCAAATTATTTTACAGCATGATGTAATTTTTGCGAATCACCCAGGCACGCTTTTACCCTATTTTGATATGGTTGAAGTCGCTGGTGACATCAAAATTATGGGGGGCATTAACCAATTACAAGCGCGTGAACTTGGCACACTGGTCATGGTTGGCATGACACCCACACATCAAGCCATGATGGCCTATCGATTGGCTTTGTCATCCGTCGTTATCACTGGTGGCATGGGACATGTTGCGACGCGCACGGCGTTGCTAGCTGTCCAACAACCGTACAAGATTCAGGTCGAAGTGGCCTACGAAAAAAAGAATTGA
- a CDS encoding carbon-nitrogen family hydrolase, translated as MTLKIAIAQMDIALGQPEINQVTVAQYAQRAAAAGVDVLVYPEMWQTGYALDQLPTLADRAGASTQQLLAQLTKKYHLNIVGGSVATQQGERFYNTMYVVDQMGQLVSTYHKAHLFGLMAEEQYIAAGDQKNTFELAGVSAAGVICYDIRFPEWLRAMMAEGPQQILYVAAEWPIQRIDQWQILLQARAIENQAFVVAANRVGRDADNQFGGRSLVIDPLGQIVAQASDTDEALLVVTIDIADEKTVRGQIPVFHDRRPELYY; from the coding sequence ATGACGTTAAAAATTGCTATTGCCCAAATGGACATTGCTTTAGGACAACCGGAGATAAATCAAGTGACGGTGGCGCAGTATGCCCAACGGGCCGCTGCTGCTGGCGTTGATGTCCTTGTTTATCCAGAAATGTGGCAAACAGGATATGCGTTAGATCAGTTGCCAACGTTAGCTGATCGTGCAGGTGCAAGCACGCAGCAATTATTAGCACAGCTCACTAAAAAATATCATTTGAATATTGTGGGCGGTTCTGTTGCCACACAACAAGGGGAACGGTTTTATAACACGATGTATGTGGTGGACCAAATGGGCCAGCTTGTCAGTACCTATCATAAGGCGCATCTTTTTGGATTAATGGCTGAGGAGCAATACATTGCTGCGGGTGATCAAAAAAATACCTTTGAATTAGCGGGTGTGTCAGCTGCTGGGGTGATTTGTTATGATATTCGGTTTCCAGAATGGCTACGGGCCATGATGGCCGAGGGCCCACAACAAATTCTCTACGTCGCAGCTGAGTGGCCAATTCAACGCATTGACCAGTGGCAGATTTTATTGCAAGCACGTGCCATTGAAAATCAGGCCTTTGTGGTTGCTGCCAACCGGGTTGGGCGTGACGCAGACAATCAATTTGGTGGTCGATCGCTGGTGATTGATCCACTGGGTCAAATTGTGGCACAAGCGAGTGATACGGATGAAGCCCTACTTGTTGTGACAATTGATATAGCCGACGAAAAGACAGTACGTGGCCAAATTCCGGTGTTTCATGATCGGCGCCCTGAATTGTATTATTAG
- a CDS encoding pyridoxal phosphate-dependent aminotransferase, with the protein MHFQQSDLLKTLPKQFFASLVSRVNAKIAAGADVINLGQGNPDLPTPDYIVQAMQQATAVAADHQYSAFRGEMRFKTAIAQFYFDTYGVVLDPATEVAVLAGSKIGLVELPLALMNPGETLLLPNPGYPDYWSGAALGRVAVEQVELKRDNDFLIDYDDIPADMAQRAKLLYMNYPNNPTGAVATADFYEQTVAFAKQNQVGIISDFAYGAIGFDGHQPRSFMQTPGAKTVGIETYTFSKTFNMAGWRVGFAVGNADMIEAINVIQDHLFVSLFPAVQDAAIAALAHYHDQNSAVANLVQVYQQRRDAFVQAVRAYNWEPYVPKGAFYVLMPVPAGYTSASFADLLLEEANVAVADASGFGDAGAGYVRVSLTTDVTRLVEAARRIGELPVFKTH; encoded by the coding sequence ATGCATTTTCAACAATCAGATTTACTTAAAACACTGCCAAAACAATTTTTCGCCTCATTGGTGAGTCGAGTAAACGCTAAAATTGCAGCTGGTGCTGACGTGATTAATCTTGGGCAAGGGAACCCGGATTTACCCACGCCAGATTACATCGTCCAGGCGATGCAACAGGCAACAGCCGTGGCGGCCGATCATCAATATTCTGCGTTTCGTGGTGAGATGCGGTTTAAGACAGCCATTGCGCAATTTTATTTTGATACTTATGGCGTGGTTTTGGATCCTGCAACAGAAGTTGCCGTGTTAGCAGGAAGTAAAATTGGCTTAGTTGAATTGCCTTTGGCCTTAATGAATCCAGGCGAAACCTTGTTGTTACCAAATCCTGGTTATCCTGATTATTGGTCGGGGGCAGCGTTAGGTCGTGTTGCGGTTGAACAAGTTGAATTGAAAAGAGATAACGACTTCTTAATTGACTACGATGACATTCCGGCTGATATGGCACAACGCGCAAAACTTCTTTATATGAATTATCCTAATAATCCAACGGGGGCTGTGGCAACAGCCGACTTTTATGAGCAAACAGTAGCCTTTGCGAAGCAAAATCAAGTCGGAATTATATCGGACTTTGCTTATGGGGCCATTGGGTTTGATGGGCATCAACCACGATCCTTTATGCAAACACCGGGCGCAAAGACTGTTGGTATTGAAACCTATACCTTCTCAAAAACATTTAATATGGCTGGGTGGCGTGTCGGTTTTGCCGTTGGAAATGCTGACATGATTGAAGCGATTAATGTCATTCAAGATCATTTGTTTGTTTCGCTATTTCCGGCTGTTCAAGATGCAGCCATTGCGGCATTAGCACACTATCATGATCAAAATAGTGCGGTTGCAAACTTGGTGCAAGTCTATCAACAACGGCGTGATGCTTTTGTCCAAGCTGTTCGCGCCTATAATTGGGAACCGTATGTCCCTAAGGGGGCATTTTATGTGTTAATGCCAGTACCAGCGGGTTATACGTCTGCAAGCTTTGCAGATTTACTCTTAGAAGAAGCAAATGTGGCAGTGGCCGATGCGTCAGGGTTCGGGGATGCAGGAGCGGGGTACGTGAGGGTCAGTCTAACGACTGACGTAACACGGTTAGTTGAAGCTGCACGTCGAATTGGTGAATTACCAGTATTTAAAACGCACTAA
- the menB gene encoding 1,4-dihydroxy-2-naphthoyl-CoA synthase: MTTWHAVKAYNEILFETNADGKNPGQVAKITMNDVSTHNAFTPGMVAEMIDAFTIARDDARIGVIILTGAGDEAFSSGGNQKVRGNGGYVGGDGIPRLNVLDLQRLMRIIPKPIIAMVKGWSVGGGNVLQLVADLTVAADNAKFGQTGPMVGSFDAGYGSGYLARVIGHKRAKEVWFLNHFYTAQEAYDMNWINKVVPLAEVEDATMVWADELLTKSPTALRFIKAAMNADTDGLAGLQQFAGDATLLYYTSDEAKEGRDAFKEKRTPNFDQYPKFP, translated from the coding sequence ATGACAACTTGGCACGCCGTAAAAGCGTACAACGAAATTTTATTTGAAACGAATGCTGACGGGAAAAATCCTGGGCAGGTTGCAAAAATCACGATGAACGATGTTAGCACACATAATGCCTTTACCCCTGGCATGGTGGCTGAAATGATCGATGCTTTCACGATTGCGCGTGACGATGCACGCATCGGGGTGATTATCCTGACTGGTGCAGGGGATGAAGCCTTTTCTTCTGGTGGGAACCAGAAGGTACGTGGTAATGGTGGTTACGTTGGTGGCGACGGCATTCCACGTTTGAATGTCTTAGATTTGCAACGCTTAATGCGGATTATTCCAAAGCCAATCATTGCCATGGTCAAAGGCTGGTCAGTTGGTGGCGGAAACGTTTTGCAACTGGTGGCTGATTTAACCGTGGCGGCTGACAACGCCAAGTTTGGCCAAACTGGTCCCATGGTTGGGTCTTTTGATGCGGGTTATGGCTCAGGTTATCTTGCCCGTGTAATTGGGCACAAGCGTGCCAAGGAAGTTTGGTTCTTAAACCATTTCTATACAGCACAAGAAGCCTATGACATGAATTGGATTAATAAAGTGGTGCCACTTGCTGAAGTCGAAGATGCCACAATGGTCTGGGCTGACGAACTGCTCACTAAATCGCCAACTGCTTTGCGCTTTATTAAAGCGGCCATGAACGCGGATACTGACGGTTTGGCTGGCTTGCAACAATTTGCTGGTGATGCCACACTGCTGTATTATACGTCTGACGAAGCCAAAGAAGGCCGTGATGCCTTTAAAGAAAAGCGAACACCAAACTTTGATCAATACCCAAAGTTTCCATAA
- the asp3 gene encoding accessory Sec system protein Asp3: MQYQIYWTPQTHLLELQGATVDFRALDTVFYEHYFLPSGQAVVTWHSKQAYDKQQQLADLPQLVPGETYTITRHIENSERMFAYLVVTFYDQQHQVLLNNSQNQDEITVTVPENYDFYTIGLHAAGAGHFTFHDILIRPKINGILRDSDMEIAPRFYSDVHIPKVVTSKTLRVIFSEPEHGVTDYMSRWIKTTQQAVQYIASSLPQAAFYRQHEAEIIASVKAARRKVRARHIEFVGYGPISSYAALYYQSQIKGSAAVISDDVNLAPTPALKMARTVTRVSYLGHPIAPNLDTPVLLSHPAYERLDALHYDTPTPEEVRRQAAYDAAHPKKRGLTQFFTKNKK, encoded by the coding sequence ATGCAATATCAAATTTATTGGACGCCACAAACGCACTTGTTAGAATTACAAGGGGCAACCGTTGATTTTCGTGCTTTGGACACGGTGTTTTATGAACACTACTTCTTGCCGAGTGGGCAAGCCGTGGTGACCTGGCATTCAAAACAAGCCTATGACAAGCAGCAGCAATTAGCTGATTTGCCACAACTAGTGCCCGGTGAAACGTATACGATCACACGACACATTGAAAATAGTGAGCGAATGTTTGCTTATTTAGTCGTCACTTTTTATGATCAGCAACATCAAGTTTTACTGAACAATAGTCAAAACCAAGATGAAATCACCGTGACGGTGCCAGAGAATTATGATTTTTACACGATTGGATTGCATGCCGCCGGGGCTGGGCATTTTACTTTTCATGATATTTTGATTCGCCCAAAGATAAATGGCATCTTACGCGACAGTGACATGGAGATTGCTCCACGTTTTTATAGTGATGTGCATATTCCAAAAGTTGTCACGTCTAAAACACTACGGGTCATTTTTTCAGAACCTGAGCATGGTGTGACCGATTACATGTCGCGTTGGATTAAAACAACGCAACAAGCGGTCCAATACATTGCCAGCAGTTTGCCGCAGGCAGCGTTTTATCGACAACATGAAGCCGAAATAATTGCGAGTGTGAAAGCGGCCCGTCGCAAAGTCCGCGCCCGTCACATTGAGTTTGTCGGCTATGGACCAATTTCGAGTTATGCGGCGCTCTACTATCAAAGTCAGATTAAAGGCAGTGCGGCAGTTATTAGTGACGATGTCAATTTGGCACCAACGCCAGCACTTAAGATGGCGCGGACGGTCACGCGGGTAAGTTATTTGGGACACCCCATTGCGCCCAATTTGGATACGCCGGTGTTATTATCGCACCCAGCGTATGAACGATTAGATGCACTGCATTATGACACGCCAACCCCAGAAGAGGTGCGCCGTCAAGCAGCGTATGATGCGGCACATCCTAAGAAACGTGGTTTGACGCAATTTTTTACCAAAAATAAAAAATAA
- a CDS encoding GNAT family N-acetyltransferase — protein MTVEIKHQIGLGTIHDDALTIRTAVFVAEQGVPMHLELDNPTVEATALHIVAYVDGKLAGTARVFEEHPGIWHVQRVATLYPMRGQGIGRQLFAYIEKLAPGYHIQTLELGAQVQAKGFYENLGFQAFGDEFYDANILHINMKKELV, from the coding sequence ATGACAGTAGAAATCAAACATCAAATTGGGCTTGGTACCATCCATGACGACGCCCTTACAATTCGCACAGCCGTTTTTGTTGCCGAACAAGGGGTGCCCATGCACCTTGAGCTAGATAACCCAACAGTTGAAGCAACGGCCTTACATATTGTTGCCTATGTGGACGGCAAACTTGCTGGCACGGCCCGCGTTTTTGAAGAACATCCTGGAATTTGGCATGTCCAACGCGTCGCAACCCTTTATCCGATGCGCGGTCAAGGTATCGGGCGCCAATTATTCGCCTACATCGAAAAATTAGCCCCAGGTTACCATATCCAAACGCTTGAGCTGGGGGCACAAGTTCAAGCCAAAGGCTTCTATGAAAACCTCGGTTTCCAAGCTTTTGGCGATGAATTTTACGACGCTAACATTTTACATATCAACATGAAAAAAGAATTGGTGTAA
- the asp2 gene encoding accessory Sec system protein Asp2 → MAEISVLQIGAENWTPQIKTAKIDWQYTTILDLPTRLALQKDPYVLEQTYVVLTDETLESTLLSSQINDWPARRVLYFAQQITPEFQAILDERQAFRIAEKTPRAVAERILSDFQFEQIGFSTRFSETQFIPMPSETTHFERQGRFSARFSGDFGDAWQQIGALKTFAADFAATTENVVWLDYEQSGTAEVQLQFVFFRDGHIQLRQTVTGDQLRQLTTVGGLQDYDNYQIIVLARGHGVLDLHVLHQRRSRHGVGVLMPGDDWQLTAENEEILSYFDPGDRQAPLIVNFSGIRLHVDGFEMRGPLRELGTPYLLFTDTRMQGGAFDIGTELYEKTVIETIKRAMATLNLKPEDVILTGYSMGSFPAMYYAADIKPRAVVIAKPIINLGTFTANSDFPHGYNQDWTLDVRRYLAGRMDPEDTEPLNQIFWEHIQNVDWSKIAVDLLTMTDDEYDGQSLPELLAFFQSRDTPLTHQQEVGTHTAKIPEMVQFMTAALAKWRDIIRQEAQ, encoded by the coding sequence ATGGCAGAAATTTCAGTACTTCAAATAGGTGCCGAGAATTGGACACCACAAATTAAAACAGCCAAAATTGATTGGCAATATACCACAATTTTAGATTTACCCACCCGACTGGCCTTGCAAAAGGATCCGTATGTTTTAGAACAAACCTATGTTGTGCTAACCGATGAGACGCTTGAGAGTACGTTGTTATCTAGTCAAATCAACGACTGGCCAGCGCGACGCGTTTTATATTTTGCACAACAAATCACCCCAGAATTTCAAGCAATTTTAGATGAACGTCAGGCTTTTCGTATTGCTGAAAAAACGCCACGTGCAGTAGCTGAACGGATTTTAAGCGATTTTCAATTTGAACAAATCGGGTTTTCAACCCGATTTAGTGAAACGCAGTTTATCCCGATGCCATCAGAAACAACGCACTTTGAACGTCAAGGACGTTTTTCAGCGCGTTTCAGTGGTGATTTTGGGGATGCATGGCAACAAATTGGCGCGTTAAAAACATTTGCTGCCGATTTTGCAGCGACAACAGAGAACGTGGTGTGGTTAGATTATGAACAAAGTGGCACGGCGGAAGTTCAGTTGCAGTTTGTTTTCTTTCGTGATGGGCATATTCAATTACGCCAGACCGTTACTGGGGACCAATTACGTCAGTTAACAACGGTTGGTGGTTTGCAGGACTACGATAATTATCAAATTATTGTTTTAGCACGGGGACACGGTGTCTTGGATTTGCATGTGCTACACCAACGGCGGTCACGCCACGGCGTAGGGGTGTTGATGCCAGGGGATGATTGGCAATTAACGGCTGAAAACGAGGAAATTTTAAGTTATTTCGACCCAGGTGACCGTCAGGCACCATTAATTGTGAATTTTTCTGGTATTCGCTTGCATGTGGATGGCTTTGAAATGCGCGGGCCACTGCGTGAACTTGGGACACCGTATTTGCTCTTTACGGATACGCGGATGCAAGGTGGTGCGTTTGATATTGGGACCGAATTATATGAAAAAACCGTAATTGAAACGATTAAACGGGCAATGGCGACGCTGAATTTAAAACCAGAAGACGTTATTTTAACGGGTTATTCAATGGGGAGCTTCCCAGCGATGTATTACGCGGCTGATATTAAGCCGCGTGCCGTCGTGATTGCCAAACCCATTATTAATCTGGGGACATTTACTGCTAATTCTGATTTCCCTCACGGCTATAATCAAGATTGGACGTTGGATGTTCGGCGTTATTTAGCTGGTCGAATGGATCCGGAAGATACAGAACCGTTGAATCAGATTTTTTGGGAACATATTCAAAATGTCGATTGGTCAAAAATTGCGGTAGATCTGTTAACCATGACAGATGATGAATATGACGGGCAGAGTTTGCCGGAATTATTGGCTTTCTTTCAGTCACGCGATACACCATTAACACATCAACAAGAAGTTGGGACACATACGGCTAAAATTCCCGAAATGGTGCAATTTATGACGGCAGCGCTAGCCAAGTGGCGTGATATCATCCGACAGGAGGCACAATAA
- a CDS encoding MFS transporter, with amino-acid sequence MEEKLFNKGFIAVTSINFIVYLVYYLMMVIIAVIAHEELHASFGQAGVASGIYIIGTLVARLIVGKELELVGRRQIARWGVVFYLATTIAYLFVPNILVLDTVRLLNGFAYGMTSTALNAIVTDFIPDNRRGEGINYYGLSTSLAAAIGPFVGLMLLNATSFHFIVLLSVVLIAAAMVALFMIKITNVTLTDAHRQALKSWQISSFVEYKVGLIALIGFLMGLSYSSVLAFLASYAESLNLAAVSSFFFVVYAGIVTITRPMSGRIFDRFGENMVMYPSYIFLTIGLIILGLTHHGVTLLLSGAFIGLGYGTFMSNGQAVTLKLVSARRIGIALSTYFIGLDLGLGVGPYAFGALHGYVPFRDLYFIAAIIPIISAILYYLFYRPAKRQITADGLVN; translated from the coding sequence ATGGAAGAGAAGTTATTTAATAAAGGGTTTATAGCAGTTACGAGCATTAATTTTATTGTCTATCTTGTATATTATTTAATGATGGTCATTATTGCGGTGATTGCACATGAAGAACTACATGCATCGTTTGGCCAGGCGGGCGTGGCATCAGGGATATATATTATTGGGACGTTGGTGGCGCGACTCATTGTCGGCAAAGAGTTAGAGTTAGTTGGTCGTCGCCAAATTGCGCGCTGGGGAGTCGTCTTTTATCTGGCGACAACAATTGCCTACTTATTTGTTCCCAATATTTTGGTGCTGGATACGGTACGTTTGTTGAATGGTTTTGCCTACGGGATGACTTCAACCGCCCTGAATGCCATTGTCACGGATTTTATTCCGGATAATCGACGTGGTGAGGGGATTAATTACTACGGTTTAAGCACAAGTTTAGCGGCAGCCATTGGCCCATTTGTTGGCTTAATGTTGTTGAATGCGACGAGTTTTCACTTTATTGTGCTTTTGTCAGTGGTATTAATTGCTGCCGCAATGGTTGCGTTATTTATGATTAAAATTACGAATGTGACGCTTACTGATGCGCATCGTCAAGCATTAAAATCATGGCAAATCTCAAGTTTTGTTGAGTATAAAGTTGGCTTAATTGCCTTAATTGGATTTTTGATGGGGTTATCATATTCCAGTGTTTTAGCCTTTTTGGCCTCGTATGCAGAGAGTTTGAATCTAGCTGCCGTTAGTTCCTTCTTCTTTGTTGTCTATGCAGGCATTGTCACGATTACACGGCCAATGTCTGGGCGGATTTTTGATCGGTTTGGTGAAAATATGGTGATGTATCCGAGTTATATTTTCTTAACGATCGGCCTGATTATTTTAGGCTTAACCCATCATGGCGTGACGTTACTACTATCTGGGGCATTTATTGGGCTTGGCTACGGGACCTTTATGTCAAATGGTCAGGCGGTCACTTTGAAATTAGTGTCAGCACGTCGGATTGGTATTGCTTTATCGACGTATTTTATCGGCTTAGATTTAGGCTTGGGTGTCGGACCTTATGCCTTTGGCGCCTTACATGGGTATGTCCCATTTAGAGATTTGTATTTCATTGCGGCAATTATACCGATCATTTCGGCCATCCTGTATTACCTTTTTTACCGACCTGCGAAACGGCAAATAACAGCAGACGGTTTAGTGAATTAA
- a CDS encoding PaaI family thioesterase, with product MNIIELLGLKTTLLSAEKTIVTVNVTAQLMQPYGLVHGGVNALLAETAASLGANATLPEGQVAVGVDLTTHHLAPVSQGTLVATATPISVGHRLQVWQVTIHEAQTNTLTSTSTVTLTTKTLTI from the coding sequence ATGAACATTATAGAACTTTTAGGCTTAAAAACCACATTATTATCAGCAGAAAAAACAATCGTTACCGTCAACGTGACCGCACAACTGATGCAACCTTACGGCCTTGTGCACGGTGGCGTGAATGCCCTTTTGGCCGAAACGGCCGCTTCACTAGGGGCCAATGCCACGCTCCCTGAAGGGCAAGTCGCTGTTGGTGTTGATTTAACTACTCATCACCTTGCCCCTGTATCTCAAGGCACCCTGGTGGCCACCGCCACGCCAATTAGCGTTGGCCATCGCTTACAAGTTTGGCAGGTCACCATTCATGAAGCCCAGACGAACACGCTCACAAGTACGAGCACCGTTACCCTGACAACCAAAACACTAACTATTTAA
- a CDS encoding TIGR01457 family HAD-type hydrolase encodes MRQYQAYFIDLDGTIYQGTKQYPSGKRFIDRLRAQQMPYLFVTNNSTKTPEAVANNLSQNHGIETTPDQIYTSAMATADYLKTHVPDQAKILVIGEAGLQTAIQSAGYTLVTDHQADVVVMGLDRQFTYDKLVQATLAIQAGALFIATNCDTNLPTEAGMLPGAGTLVSALQTATQTAPIIIAKPEAPIMTGACQRLGVAPQDVLMVGDNYQTDILAGINNGIDTLLVYSGVSTPEQIAQVTQKPTYEVASLDDWDL; translated from the coding sequence ATGAGACAATATCAGGCCTATTTTATTGATTTAGATGGGACCATCTACCAAGGTACAAAACAATATCCGTCAGGCAAACGTTTCATTGACCGGTTACGCGCGCAACAGATGCCTTACCTGTTTGTCACAAATAACTCAACTAAAACGCCTGAAGCAGTTGCCAACAACCTAAGTCAAAATCATGGGATTGAGACAACACCTGATCAAATCTATACCAGTGCAATGGCAACAGCGGATTACCTCAAGACCCATGTGCCTGATCAAGCTAAAATTTTAGTTATCGGCGAAGCTGGTTTGCAAACAGCCATCCAGTCCGCCGGTTACACACTTGTGACTGATCATCAGGCGGATGTTGTCGTCATGGGCTTAGATCGCCAATTCACTTATGACAAATTGGTTCAAGCCACTTTGGCCATTCAAGCTGGTGCACTGTTTATTGCCACTAATTGTGATACCAATTTACCAACTGAAGCCGGTATGCTACCTGGTGCCGGCACATTGGTGAGCGCGCTACAAACAGCAACCCAAACCGCGCCCATTATTATTGCCAAGCCCGAAGCACCCATTATGACTGGCGCTTGCCAACGGCTGGGGGTTGCACCGCAAGACGTCCTGATGGTCGGTGATAATTATCAAACAGATATTCTTGCGGGGATCAATAATGGGATTGATACTTTACTAGTCTATTCAGGTGTTTCAACCCCTGAACAAATTGCGCAAGTCACACAAAAGCCAACCTATGAAGTCGCCTCACTTGATGATTGGGACCTATAA
- the asp1 gene encoding accessory Sec system protein Asp1 yields MTIHIIPDWQDYARRLPEFNDSVHQAQLFLSQGQAVELIVIDFLPHLNQILLHTALTETKIWAVHDVLQRVRLTADRPVAVTDFTWPAQAQFIYLPDRILVQVDDQLYATVWLDQAWRTRIVAIDLWTDDKRTQQLLIDYRGFVSRVTTFNAQGDKIRQDYLTPSGAVAVQEDCVSGAVTTQQNWTAQTQFKNMAELVVAALAHHLDNVPAEENLIIAQSQRSMFLISQISPKQPVILSYQAQRTNPQLAQALLLQITGIVSHAVTDTQAQYDKIVAQLANPEQLAIIPPFPVQTAELPNLQLPIAIIYWVADDLNQADFEAVRIAMTLQPEAIVFIETAQPHTEFDALIKIASQTATNAHGLVDEASQAAYQGRFQFIPPQDEAQRLQYMSNARVLLDLGETPDQFMQTAALAYAVPQINRTVTEYVLPEKNGQIVTNQAELVAALQGYLTASQRDQVVKETARELGQTMSDEYLWIKWQQVFNKIKQQRQSS; encoded by the coding sequence GTGACAATACATATTATTCCGGATTGGCAAGATTACGCCAGACGTTTACCTGAATTCAATGATAGTGTGCACCAAGCACAACTTTTTCTGTCGCAAGGTCAAGCAGTCGAGTTGATTGTGATTGATTTTTTGCCACATTTAAATCAAATTTTATTGCATACGGCATTGACTGAAACCAAAATTTGGGCGGTACATGATGTGTTGCAGCGGGTAAGACTTACTGCCGATCGCCCAGTGGCGGTCACTGATTTTACCTGGCCAGCGCAGGCACAATTTATTTATTTGCCGGATCGTATTTTAGTGCAAGTTGATGATCAACTTTATGCAACGGTGTGGTTAGATCAAGCATGGCGTACGCGCATCGTGGCGATCGATTTGTGGACCGACGATAAACGCACCCAACAACTGCTGATTGATTACCGTGGTTTTGTCTCACGGGTCACGACGTTTAATGCGCAAGGTGACAAAATACGCCAAGATTACTTAACCCCTAGTGGTGCAGTTGCTGTGCAAGAGGATTGTGTCTCTGGGGCGGTGACCACGCAGCAGAACTGGACTGCGCAAACCCAATTTAAAAATATGGCGGAACTCGTGGTGGCAGCATTGGCACATCATTTAGATAACGTCCCTGCGGAAGAGAACTTGATCATCGCCCAGAGTCAACGATCAATGTTTTTAATTAGTCAAATCTCACCCAAGCAGCCGGTGATATTGAGTTATCAAGCACAACGAACGAACCCGCAGTTAGCGCAAGCCTTGTTATTACAAATCACTGGTATCGTGTCACACGCCGTGACGGATACCCAAGCCCAATATGATAAGATTGTGGCCCAATTGGCGAATCCAGAGCAATTGGCAATTATTCCACCATTTCCGGTGCAAACAGCGGAACTGCCCAACCTACAATTGCCAATTGCAATTATCTATTGGGTGGCCGATGATTTGAATCAGGCCGATTTTGAAGCAGTTCGTATCGCCATGACGCTGCAACCAGAGGCCATTGTGTTCATTGAAACGGCGCAACCGCATACCGAATTTGATGCGTTAATTAAAATTGCGAGTCAAACCGCAACGAATGCGCATGGATTAGTTGATGAAGCCAGTCAAGCGGCTTATCAAGGCCGTTTCCAGTTTATACCACCACAAGATGAAGCGCAGCGTTTACAATATATGTCAAATGCACGGGTTTTGCTTGATCTCGGTGAGACCCCTGATCAGTTTATGCAAACAGCCGCGCTTGCTTATGCCGTGCCGCAAATTAACCGCACGGTCACTGAGTATGTTTTGCCAGAAAAAAATGGGCAAATTGTGACAAACCAAGCGGAATTAGTAGCGGCATTACAAGGCTACTTAACAGCGTCACAACGTGATCAAGTCGTGAAAGAAACGGCTCGAGAATTAGGCCAAACGATGAGTGATGAGTATCTATGGATTAAGTGGCAACAAGTCTTTAATAAAATCAAGCAGCAGCGTCAGTCATCATGA